One segment of Xanthomonas oryzae pv. oryzae DNA contains the following:
- a CDS encoding CRISPR-associated helicase/endonuclease Cas3 → MAFYAHSTQRRDHSDWQGLAEHLNGVGERASVHAEAFGGQVMARVAGQLHDLGKYTEKFQARLAGDPTRVDHATWGARKACELYRSGGTLLAYGIAGHHAGLADGRRDDLTSRPSLHERLSDEYCAHALPPLLPDWEREVMLPAKLELPTGFRCHPRTERRAFQMTVLARMLFSCLVDADFVDTDDFYRRVEGRKTRAEQAGTRLTLEELRERLDSHLAGLSSEHGINPIRATILHQARSKAHARIGLFSLTVPTGGGKTLASLAFALDHAIAHGLRRVIYVIPFTSIVDQTAQVFRKALGVQDRDDVVLEHHSAFFDDPAKALQAIDKRKLAMENWDAPIVVTTSVQFFESLFADRPSRCRKLHNIAGSVVILDEAQTLPQTLLRPCVALLDELARNYRVSPVLCTATQPALRQDQGFPGGLEQVEELVAEPKVLYAQLRRVRVRHVGALEDDALAEELRQRTQVLCIVNNRRHARALFDAIAEQPGAHHLTTLMHARHRSAALTRVREELKAGRPCRLVATSLIEAGVDVDFPTVLRAEAGLDSVAQAAGRCNREGRRPTDASEVLVFSPVNWQPPQELKVFTEVFREIERTHSGDLLAMEAIHAYFQRLYRRLGDNLLDDEAILTQLRTADLGDLPFDTLAQKFRMIQTTMRPLIVPYAPYVTDRNAAEREVAEVNEVLRQLEHADRIGVAGAARRLQPWLVQVPEQAYRALWQASAIAPIAPERYGEQFVCLRNSRLYDARFGLHWEDPQFLDAQALCP, encoded by the coding sequence ATGGCGTTTTATGCCCACTCGACACAGCGTCGGGACCACAGCGATTGGCAGGGCTTAGCAGAGCATCTGAATGGCGTCGGCGAGCGCGCATCAGTGCACGCCGAGGCATTCGGCGGACAGGTCATGGCGCGCGTCGCCGGGCAGCTGCACGACCTGGGTAAGTACACAGAAAAATTTCAGGCACGCCTGGCAGGCGACCCGACCAGGGTGGACCATGCGACCTGGGGTGCACGGAAAGCCTGCGAGCTGTATCGCAGTGGCGGAACGCTGTTGGCCTATGGCATTGCCGGGCATCACGCGGGGCTGGCTGATGGACGCCGCGACGATCTGACGTCCCGGCCATCTCTGCATGAGCGGCTTTCGGATGAGTACTGTGCGCATGCGTTGCCGCCGCTGCTACCAGACTGGGAACGGGAAGTAATGCTGCCCGCAAAGCTGGAACTACCAACAGGATTCAGATGCCACCCGCGCACAGAGCGCCGCGCCTTCCAGATGACGGTCCTGGCACGCATGCTGTTCTCCTGTCTAGTAGATGCCGATTTCGTCGATACCGACGATTTCTACCGGCGCGTGGAAGGGCGCAAGACACGCGCAGAGCAGGCCGGCACACGGCTGACACTGGAAGAATTGCGCGAACGGCTGGACAGCCATCTGGCCGGCCTGTCCAGCGAGCACGGCATCAATCCGATCCGTGCGACCATCCTGCACCAAGCCCGGTCTAAGGCGCACGCGCGTATCGGACTGTTCTCGCTCACTGTCCCTACCGGCGGTGGCAAGACACTGGCTTCGCTTGCGTTCGCACTGGATCACGCCATCGCCCATGGTTTACGCCGAGTGATCTACGTGATCCCGTTCACCAGCATTGTCGACCAGACGGCGCAGGTGTTCCGCAAGGCGTTAGGCGTGCAGGACCGCGACGACGTGGTGCTGGAGCATCACAGTGCCTTCTTCGACGATCCGGCCAAGGCACTACAGGCGATCGACAAGCGCAAGCTGGCGATGGAGAACTGGGATGCACCGATCGTCGTCACCACCTCGGTGCAGTTCTTCGAAAGCCTGTTCGCCGACCGCCCCTCGCGCTGCCGCAAGCTACACAACATCGCCGGCAGCGTGGTGATCCTGGACGAAGCGCAGACCCTGCCGCAGACGCTGCTTCGCCCCTGCGTCGCGCTACTGGACGAACTGGCGCGCAACTACCGGGTCAGCCCGGTGCTGTGTACCGCCACCCAGCCCGCTCTGCGCCAGGACCAGGGCTTCCCTGGCGGCCTCGAACAGGTCGAGGAACTGGTCGCAGAGCCGAAGGTGCTATATGCACAACTACGTCGCGTCCGGGTGCGCCATGTTGGCGCACTGGAAGACGACGCGCTGGCTGAGGAACTGCGGCAGCGCACACAAGTGCTGTGCATCGTCAACAACCGACGCCACGCCCGCGCCCTGTTCGACGCCATTGCCGAACAACCCGGCGCGCACCACCTGACCACGTTGATGCACGCACGACATCGCAGTGCGGCGTTGACGCGGGTACGCGAGGAGCTGAAAGCGGGCAGGCCATGCCGACTGGTCGCAACCAGCTTGATCGAAGCCGGCGTGGACGTGGACTTTCCGACCGTCCTGCGCGCAGAAGCCGGCCTGGATTCGGTGGCGCAAGCGGCAGGGCGGTGCAATCGCGAGGGCCGGCGTCCGACGGATGCCAGTGAAGTGCTCGTGTTCTCCCCCGTGAACTGGCAGCCGCCACAGGAGCTGAAGGTCTTCACTGAAGTCTTCCGTGAAATCGAGCGCACTCACAGCGGCGACCTACTGGCGATGGAAGCCATCCACGCCTATTTCCAGAGGCTGTACCGGCGCTTGGGCGACAACCTACTGGACGACGAAGCGATCCTGACGCAACTGCGCACCGCCGATCTGGGCGACCTGCCATTCGACACACTGGCTCAGAAGTTCCGGATGATCCAGACAACCATGCGCCCGCTGATCGTGCCGTATGCGCCCTATGTGACCGACCGAAATGCCGCGGAGCGCGAAGTAGCGGAAGTGAACGAAGTGCTGCGCCAACTGGAACACGCCGACCGGATCGGCGTAGCCGGTGCTGCGCGTCGCCTGCAACCGTGGCTGGTACAGGTGCCCGAGCAGGCTTACAGAGCGCTATGGCAGGCGTCCGCGATTGCGCCGATTGCGCCTGAACGCTATGGCGAGCAGTTTGTCTGCCTGCGCAACTCGAGGCTGTACGACGCTCGGTTCGGGTTGCATTGGGAGGATCCGCAGTTTCTGGATGCACAAGCCCTCTGCCCCTGA
- a CDS encoding Maf family protein, whose translation MMPRLILASTSAYRRQLLSRLQLEFDTGRPEVDEQPQSGEAPSALASRLAAEKAAAVAVRLPGAWVIGSDQVADLDGQALGKPGTRAQAQAQLTAMSGRTVRFHTAVSLIGPERELHALDLTEVQLRALTPAEIERYLDAEPALDCAGSFKCEGLGISLFDAIRSQDPTALVGLPLIALARLLREAGFHLP comes from the coding sequence ATGATGCCACGCCTGATCCTTGCCTCCACCTCTGCCTACCGACGCCAGCTCCTAAGCCGCCTGCAGCTCGAATTCGACACTGGCCGGCCCGAGGTCGATGAGCAGCCGCAGTCGGGCGAAGCCCCGAGCGCGCTGGCCAGCCGTCTGGCCGCCGAAAAGGCCGCCGCGGTGGCAGTTCGCCTCCCAGGTGCCTGGGTAATCGGCTCGGATCAGGTCGCCGACCTGGACGGCCAGGCACTGGGCAAACCGGGGACGCGTGCGCAGGCGCAGGCGCAACTGACGGCCATGTCGGGCCGGACAGTGCGCTTCCATACCGCCGTCAGCCTGATCGGCCCGGAGCGCGAGCTGCACGCACTGGACCTGACCGAGGTGCAGCTACGCGCGCTGACGCCCGCCGAGATCGAGCGCTATCTGGACGCCGAACCAGCCCTGGATTGCGCCGGCAGCTTCAAATGCGAAGGCCTCGGCATCAGCCTGTTCGACGCGATCCGCTCGCAAGACCCCACCGCGCTGGTGGGCCTGCCATTGATCGCGCTGGCGCGGTTGTTACGGGAGGCGGGATTTCATCTGCCTTGA
- the rpmF gene encoding 50S ribosomal protein L32 — protein sequence MAVQKSRVTPSRRGQRRSHDALTAKQLSTDPTSGEIHLRHHITADGYYRGKKVITTKSSAVQED from the coding sequence ATGGCTGTGCAGAAATCCCGTGTCACCCCGTCCCGTCGCGGCCAGCGTCGTTCGCACGATGCCCTGACCGCCAAGCAGCTGTCGACCGACCCGACCAGCGGCGAGATCCATCTGCGTCACCACATCACCGCTGACGGTTACTACCGTGGCAAAAAGGTGATCACGACCAAGTCGTCGGCCGTTCAAGAAGATTGA
- a CDS encoding YceD family protein, whose product MSANVPEMLDAWRMVAARRRFDGRIPLSAMTRLQGSLVDTEGECVYSLQFDEDTLLKVAYVELSIDVELPLACQRSLQRFLYPVHVRQRLGLIRDEADEAALPADYEALLVPEDGMLRVVDMVEDELVLSVPVVPMAPGSEAIDAEWVPTQEEQDKASPFAALAALKKQ is encoded by the coding sequence ATGTCCGCGAACGTACCCGAAATGCTGGATGCTTGGCGGATGGTCGCAGCGCGCAGGCGCTTCGATGGCCGCATCCCGCTATCTGCGATGACCCGTCTGCAGGGAAGTCTTGTCGATACCGAAGGCGAATGTGTCTATTCGCTTCAATTCGATGAGGACACCCTGCTCAAGGTCGCCTACGTCGAACTCAGTATCGATGTAGAGCTTCCGCTGGCATGCCAGCGCAGCCTGCAACGTTTCCTGTACCCGGTGCACGTCAGACAGCGTCTTGGTTTGATCCGTGACGAAGCCGACGAAGCTGCATTGCCGGCCGACTACGAAGCGTTGTTGGTGCCGGAAGATGGCATGCTGCGGGTCGTCGACATGGTCGAGGACGAGCTGGTGCTGTCAGTACCAGTGGTGCCGATGGCGCCGGGTAGCGAGGCGATCGACGCCGAATGGGTCCCGACCCAGGAAGAGCAGGACAAGGCCAGTCCGTTCGCGGCACTGGCAGCGTTGAAGAAACAGTAA
- the cas5c gene encoding type I-C CRISPR-associated protein Cas5c has protein sequence MSYGVRLHVWGERALFTRPEMKVERVSYDIITPSAARGILEAIHWKPAIRWVVDSIQVLKPICFESIRRNEVGSKLSAASISKAIKAGRTDELVKYVEEDRQQRAATVLREVGYIIAAHFEMTDKAGPDDNVGKHLDIFNRRARRGQCFQAPCLGTREFPASFALLGDDDTPPASDPALSGERDLGWMLHDIDFADGMTPRFFRARMVDGLVAVPPPQDGGVRA, from the coding sequence ATGAGTTACGGAGTCAGGCTCCATGTCTGGGGCGAGCGGGCGCTGTTCACGCGTCCGGAAATGAAGGTGGAGCGGGTGTCCTACGACATCATCACGCCATCGGCCGCGCGCGGCATCCTCGAAGCGATCCACTGGAAGCCAGCGATCCGCTGGGTGGTGGACAGCATCCAGGTCCTCAAGCCGATCTGCTTTGAGTCGATCCGCCGCAACGAAGTCGGCAGCAAGCTGTCTGCCGCCAGCATCAGCAAGGCGATCAAGGCCGGGCGTACCGACGAACTGGTCAAATACGTTGAGGAAGATCGGCAACAGCGTGCCGCCACCGTGCTGCGCGAGGTCGGCTACATCATCGCCGCGCACTTCGAGATGACCGACAAGGCAGGCCCGGATGACAACGTCGGCAAGCACCTGGACATCTTCAACCGCCGCGCACGGCGCGGGCAGTGCTTCCAGGCGCCATGCCTTGGCACCCGCGAGTTTCCCGCCAGCTTCGCCCTGCTCGGCGACGACGACACGCCACCAGCCAGCGACCCGGCCTTGTCCGGCGAACGCGACCTGGGCTGGATGCTGCACGACATCGACTTCGCCGACGGCATGACCCCGCGCTTCTTTCGTGCGCGGATGGTCGATGGGCTGGTCGCGGTGCCGCCGCCGCAGGACGGCGGGGTGCGCGCATGA
- a CDS encoding IS1595-like element ISXo5 family transposase, with the protein MAMNRVQLQAGLSLPAFLKRYGNAQQCEQALEISRWPQGFVCPRCAATAHSRFQRHGTTYWQCTACYRQTSLRSGTVMDNSKLPLRTWLLGMYLLGQSKTNLSALELMRHLGVSYPTAWPMKHKLMQAMTQREANRKLGGIVQLEDAYLGGERNGGKAGRGSENKRPFVIAVETTEDGRPLRAVMDPVPGFTKAALSEWIGQRLHPGADVYSDGLGAFRALEAEHAHTVIEGSGRSRCEAENARWVNVVLSNLKRSLDGAYHAFKFAKYAQRSLAETMWRFNRRFDLTRLVPSLLAAAAASKPWSERALRDVTLFTAESAC; encoded by the coding sequence ATGGCCATGAATCGTGTGCAGTTGCAAGCCGGGCTGTCGTTGCCGGCGTTCCTCAAGCGCTATGGCAACGCGCAGCAGTGCGAGCAGGCGTTGGAGATCTCGCGCTGGCCACAGGGCTTTGTTTGTCCGCGTTGCGCCGCTACCGCGCACAGTCGATTCCAGCGTCACGGCACCACGTACTGGCAGTGCACGGCCTGCTATCGCCAGACCAGCCTGCGCTCGGGCACGGTGATGGACAACAGCAAGCTGCCGCTACGCACCTGGCTGCTTGGCATGTATCTGCTGGGCCAGAGCAAGACGAACCTGTCGGCGCTGGAGTTGATGCGACACCTGGGAGTGAGCTACCCGACAGCGTGGCCAATGAAGCACAAGCTGATGCAGGCCATGACCCAACGCGAGGCGAACCGCAAGTTGGGCGGGATCGTGCAACTGGAGGATGCCTACCTGGGCGGAGAACGCAACGGTGGCAAGGCCGGGCGCGGCTCGGAGAACAAGCGCCCTTTCGTGATCGCCGTGGAGACCACTGAAGACGGTCGTCCATTGCGCGCGGTGATGGATCCGGTCCCAGGCTTCACCAAGGCGGCGCTGTCGGAATGGATCGGGCAACGCCTGCATCCTGGAGCAGATGTCTACAGTGATGGACTCGGTGCGTTTCGAGCACTGGAAGCCGAGCACGCGCACACGGTGATCGAAGGCAGCGGTCGAAGTCGCTGCGAGGCAGAGAACGCACGCTGGGTCAACGTGGTGTTGTCCAACCTAAAGCGTTCGCTGGACGGTGCCTATCACGCCTTCAAATTCGCCAAATACGCCCAGCGCTCCCTGGCAGAGACGATGTGGCGGTTCAACCGCCGTTTCGATCTGACCCGGCTGGTGCCCAGCTTGCTGGCCGCCGCAGCCGCCAGCAAGCCGTGGTCCGAGCGGGCCCTGCGTGATGTCACCCTGTTCACCGCTGAAAGTGCGTGCTAA